The genomic DNA TATACACTCCCTAACTGCAGACTTGGATTGAAGGCAAGTTGATCTAATCCTCCATATTTCTGTGTTTAAATTCATCTTTTTCCACCCTGTTGAAACAACAGAGCCGCAGTCAAGATGTCTACACACTACATCTGCTGCCTTTAGATTCCAGGCAAAATGATCATCAACATACACTTTACTCcactttccctctttcttcatCTCCAGTCCACCGGCACAGCGACTGGATCCTCTCGCCAACTGGAAATTATCAGGCTCTGAGCAGACAAGAGTAATTGGTCAAAATAGATCATGCTACATTTATTAGAATAGAAACTCAATTCAAAGCTACAGCTCTTCTtctacctgagcaggtgagtcCAACAGCTTTGCCAGAAGAGCAGGTGTTTCTATCTGAGCTGTCACAGTCCAGCAGAGCAGACTCATGGCCTCTACACTGGAACTctttggtccacactggagcctCCATGTCTCCATAGAGCGCCCCCTGGAGGACTGAAGGAGACCCACAGCCAAGCTCCCTGCAGACCACCTCTGCATCCTGCAGGTCAAAGTCATCTTCACAGACTGAGGACCACGGCTGGGTAGACTGGTTAGACTTCACCTCCAGTCTGCCTGAACACAGACTAGTCCCATTCTCCAGCCTGACAGAGTctgaagaagagagacagacagacagagaaagagaaagagagacagaaaaacatgCAGACAGAGAATTGAAagtttataaaaatatatgGCATGGCAAAATAACACTGACACATTACAATACAATGAAGATAAACAGCAATAAGACTGTGGGACTCTGAGTTGAAGTTTTTTCAACTCAAGGCAT from Perca fluviatilis chromosome 2, GENO_Pfluv_1.0, whole genome shotgun sequence includes the following:
- the LOC120574326 gene encoding scavenger receptor cysteine-rich type 1 protein M130-like, whose translation is MGRVLVLFMLLWSSDIDDIRLLGGSSRCSGVLQVKRQAKWSEVDDQNWDLKLADVVCRHLDCGSVVRASSKRRSHSYPFSSITPSCLESETGLKKCLTKRSILELTSLEIICSDSVRLENGTSLCSGRLEVKSNQSTQPWSSVCEDDFDLQDAEVVCRELGCGSPSVLQGALYGDMEAPVWTKEFQCRGHESALLDCDSSDRNTCSSGKAVGLTCSEPDNFQLARGSSRCAGGLEMKKEGKWSKVYVDDHFAWNLKAADVVCRHLDCGSVVSTGWKKMNLNTEIWRIRSTCLQSKSAVRECILTNSYPSPSNLEINCSGNTTPGNTSAICNLSLFACIYISQMLLFKGRPNELASNLQ